The Vicia villosa cultivar HV-30 ecotype Madison, WI linkage group LG1, Vvil1.0, whole genome shotgun sequence genome includes a region encoding these proteins:
- the LOC131619604 gene encoding uncharacterized protein LOC131619604, with product MAKWCILVVLALAVVATSARNVPAGEGGLKDEKNFIGGIGGFSGIGNNGFPFGGVGFGAGGDAGGGGLGGGGFGGIAGGAGGLGGIGGGGLGDAGGGGLGGIGGVGLGGIGNGGQGGGGLGGIGGDGLGGGGLGGLDGSHGFGGFNGLGGGGLGGLEGSHGLEGFGAHHHGGFGGHHHNGFGGSHGPEGFSGLGGGGLSGHHGGELGGSHGLEGFSGLGGGGFGGHHGGGGFGGYYGGGHGVYGGGVFPHP from the coding sequence ATGGCTAAGTGGTGCATTTTGGTGGTTTTGGCTCTTGCTGTAGTTGCAACAAGTGCAAGAAATGTGCCTGCTGGAGAAGGTGGTTTGAAGGATGAGAAGAATTTCATTGGCGGGATTGGTGGCTTTTCAGGAATTGGTAACAATGGTTTTCCTTTTGGAGGTGTAGGCTTTGGCGCCGGTGGTGATGCTGGTGGTGGTGGACTTGGCGGTGGTGGATTCGGAGGAATAGCAGGTGGTGCTGGTGGACTCGGTGGAATAGGAGGTGGTGGACTAGGTGATGCTGGTGGGGGTGGCCTCGGTGGAATAGGAGGTGTTGGACTCGGTGGTATAGGAAATGGTGGACAAGGTGGTGGCGGCCTTGGTGGAATAGGAGGTGATGGACTCGGTGGTGGAGGCCTTGGTGGACTCGATGGTTCTCATGGATTTGGAGGATTCAACGGGTTAGGCGGtggtggactaggtggacttgAAGGTTCTCATGGACTGGAAGGATTCGGTGCACACCACCATGGTGGATTTGGTGGACACCATCATAATGGATTTGGTGGTTCTCATGGACCGGAAGGATTCAGCGGACTTGGTGGTGGTGGACTCAGTGGACACCACGGTGGTGAACTTGGTGGTTCTCATGGACTGGAAGGATTCAGCGGACTTGGTGGTGGTGGATTCGGTGGACACCACGGTGGTGGTGGATTTGGTGGATACTATGGTGGTGGACATGGAGTTTATGGTGGTGGTGTCTTTCCTCATCCTTGA